A genomic region of Streptosporangium lutulentum contains the following coding sequences:
- a CDS encoding RNA-binding domain-containing protein, with product MDLRELRAIIGRLRIEGGDVADIEAKTAADGFPKTVTSTLSAFANTPGGGLLIFGVDERSGFTATGVYDVALCKSALATVARQNLVPPITFEVQDFEFEGARVVVAQVHEIPNSAKPCHVRSTGKAYLRAHDGDYELSQIEEQAFLASRDTPRFDQATISGATRDDLDPELLISYIVSSRAGSTSLARLSDDDILFRTGVTAGPDRTPTVAGLLALGVYPQQFMPNAIIQASVTARKADAAGIRVLDVQRFDGPIPLMLEQALNWVQRNSQTRIRQSTQGHTHDEREYPPEAVRELLSNALVHRDLGPYALTQAITLRLEPGQLILTNPGGLWGVTVDNLGRTGVTSSRNAWLLRICQNVRFGPERRVVEALASGIPTILTSLQAAQMPPPHFHDQAIRFTARLVNSALPAKKGKPKKSRSVNAALLMEALEKKAATMTQLVAETGLSERQIQYALKPLRADGLVRVHGGRGSHTVYRLAGSDNET from the coding sequence ATTTGAGAGAGCTTAGAGCGATCATCGGCCGGTTGCGCATAGAGGGCGGAGACGTTGCCGATATCGAGGCAAAGACCGCCGCTGACGGCTTTCCGAAAACCGTCACTTCAACCCTTTCCGCCTTCGCGAACACTCCAGGAGGCGGTCTGTTGATCTTTGGGGTGGATGAGCGCAGCGGCTTCACCGCCACTGGCGTCTATGACGTCGCTCTCTGCAAGAGCGCTCTTGCCACTGTGGCACGCCAGAACCTGGTACCTCCCATCACGTTCGAGGTTCAAGACTTCGAGTTCGAAGGTGCCCGCGTAGTCGTCGCTCAGGTCCACGAGATTCCCAACTCGGCTAAACCCTGCCACGTTCGAAGCACAGGAAAAGCGTATCTACGCGCACATGACGGTGACTATGAACTCTCGCAGATCGAAGAACAAGCGTTTCTTGCATCCAGAGATACTCCTCGGTTCGATCAGGCGACCATCTCCGGGGCAACTCGCGATGACCTCGATCCAGAGTTGCTGATTTCCTACATCGTCAGCTCCCGAGCCGGTTCGACCAGCCTCGCCCGACTCAGCGACGATGACATTCTGTTCCGCACTGGCGTCACTGCCGGCCCGGACCGAACGCCTACAGTGGCCGGCCTGCTCGCTCTCGGCGTTTATCCCCAGCAGTTCATGCCCAACGCGATCATTCAAGCCAGTGTCACAGCGAGAAAGGCCGATGCCGCAGGTATCCGTGTTCTCGACGTGCAACGTTTCGACGGTCCCATCCCCTTGATGCTGGAACAAGCTCTCAACTGGGTCCAGCGAAACAGTCAGACCCGCATCCGCCAGTCGACTCAAGGACACACGCACGATGAGCGGGAATATCCCCCCGAGGCGGTGCGAGAGTTGCTCTCCAACGCCCTCGTACATCGTGATCTGGGCCCCTATGCGCTCACTCAGGCCATCACCTTGCGACTCGAACCCGGCCAACTGATCTTGACCAATCCTGGCGGCCTGTGGGGGGTGACGGTCGACAACCTCGGTCGGACAGGAGTGACCTCGTCTCGCAACGCCTGGCTCCTACGAATCTGCCAGAACGTCCGTTTCGGACCCGAACGAAGAGTCGTGGAAGCACTCGCCTCCGGGATTCCCACCATCCTCACCAGCCTCCAGGCCGCTCAGATGCCTCCACCTCATTTCCATGATCAAGCGATCCGGTTCACAGCCCGACTCGTCAATTCCGCCCTACCGGCAAAGAAAGGGAAGCCTAAAAAATCACGATCCGTTAATGCGGCCCTTTTAATGGAAGCTCTCGAAAAAAAGGCTGCCACCATGACCCAGTTGGTGGCAGAAACCGGGCTCAGCGAACGCCAAATCCAATACGCGCTTAAGCCTCTGCGGGCCGACGGCCTGGTGCGGGTACATGGAGGCCGCGGAAGCCACACCGTGTACCGACTGGCTGGATCAGACAACGAAACCTGA
- a CDS encoding bifunctional glycosyltransferase/CDP-glycerol:glycerophosphate glycerophosphotransferase → MIKTPECSVVVIGYNDDIRLPRAVRSVLGQSLRNLEVVIVDDASTDDTERVAGELRREDPRIRYLRRDVNSGGCGAPRNDGVEAARAPYVMFLDSDDELPRHACKSMILEIERTGADFVTGQISRLYEWNGKTRPYYPELFARRRTVEGIAEAPEMFLDSFSTNKLYRTEMLRRLPFREDLYYEDHVFTAELYCAARRFAVVPWVVYLWHRALEEGDARLSISLRIKEMDNVRQRIRAARLSDAILRENGLAHLVPERQHRFVLQDLRVYLNPLPSRDAGWAEEFVSLVRPYLAELDPAAFEPMDPVVRVCCDLILGGRTDELLVAARSLNGPRAAPRFAVQEDGRTYWGTVPAEGREITSLRMAELPYTEARLRHEAAFTGEGTTIKLTVRTYDPFGVLAANPGWSAFLRFKNHEVRLTPREQDDGSHLSEATVDLATLRHGRLGFDGRYDPKIAIVRADGRITSDQLLVDPAAEPVRVLVPWHEVTVGAEGPAAFLRVRWRRRGSVWKMPRLLWRTHVKLLKRLGRPHVKLRVYKGLIRILPPRENLALFESDVGAGYTGSPRYVYEELRRRGTPLEMVWSVARARRNFPPDARLVRRMSWRHIWTMARAGYWVDSHGMPLAYPKPAGTRYLQTWHGQGIKSTGFNSPDLRADFPGPRAQWRAAVERWDALVSPSAEFERTFLPANDYRGLVLRYGSPRCDVLVHGDDEAARRAKALLEIPPGPKVLLYAPTYRDQARSSGRSVRADLTMMAEALAGEWVVILRPHPVERYRVPQHLRHFVRPAGWYPEVNDLMLASDALLTDYSSLMCDYAVTGRPMLFLIDDWDEYRRVERGVYHDLPEIAPGPCLTTTEELIHVLNDLDDVAASFTAKYVEFRRMWCSDEKGHAAAKVVDAFFEPTRAQVPVQVWPPVTARRPIRLPLLEWPW, encoded by the coding sequence GTGATCAAAACACCAGAATGCAGCGTGGTCGTCATCGGTTACAACGACGACATACGGCTTCCCAGGGCCGTGCGGTCCGTGCTCGGCCAGTCGCTGCGGAACCTGGAAGTGGTCATCGTGGACGACGCGAGCACCGACGACACCGAACGGGTCGCCGGTGAGCTCCGGCGGGAGGACCCCCGGATCCGCTACCTGCGGAGGGACGTCAACAGCGGCGGATGCGGGGCGCCGCGGAACGACGGGGTCGAGGCGGCCCGCGCGCCGTACGTCATGTTCCTCGACAGCGACGACGAGCTGCCCAGGCACGCCTGCAAGAGCATGATCCTGGAGATCGAGCGGACCGGCGCCGACTTCGTCACCGGGCAGATCTCCCGGCTGTACGAGTGGAACGGCAAGACCCGGCCCTACTATCCCGAGCTGTTCGCCAGGCGCAGGACCGTCGAGGGGATCGCCGAGGCGCCCGAGATGTTCCTCGACTCCTTCAGCACCAACAAGCTCTACCGGACCGAGATGCTCAGGCGGCTGCCGTTCCGGGAGGACCTGTACTACGAGGATCACGTCTTCACCGCCGAGCTCTACTGCGCCGCCCGGCGGTTCGCCGTGGTCCCGTGGGTCGTCTACCTGTGGCACCGGGCCCTGGAGGAGGGCGACGCTCGGCTGTCGATCTCGCTCCGCATCAAGGAGATGGACAACGTCCGGCAGCGGATCAGGGCGGCCCGGCTGAGTGACGCCATCCTGCGCGAGAACGGCCTCGCCCACCTGGTGCCCGAACGGCAGCACCGGTTCGTCCTCCAGGACCTGCGGGTCTACCTCAACCCGCTGCCCTCGCGCGACGCCGGATGGGCCGAGGAGTTCGTCTCCCTGGTCCGCCCCTACCTGGCGGAGCTGGACCCGGCGGCGTTCGAGCCGATGGATCCGGTCGTCCGGGTCTGTTGCGATCTGATCCTCGGCGGCCGGACCGACGAGCTCCTGGTCGCCGCCCGGTCCCTGAACGGACCGAGGGCCGCGCCGCGCTTCGCCGTACAGGAGGACGGGCGGACCTACTGGGGCACCGTCCCCGCCGAGGGACGGGAGATCACCTCGCTCCGGATGGCCGAGCTGCCCTATACCGAGGCCCGGCTCCGCCACGAGGCGGCCTTCACCGGCGAGGGCACCACGATCAAGCTGACCGTCAGGACCTACGACCCGTTCGGGGTGCTCGCCGCCAACCCGGGCTGGAGCGCGTTCCTGCGGTTCAAGAACCACGAGGTACGGCTGACGCCGCGAGAGCAGGACGACGGCAGCCACCTGAGCGAGGCGACCGTCGACCTCGCCACGCTGAGGCACGGCCGCCTGGGCTTCGACGGCCGCTACGACCCGAAGATCGCGATCGTCCGCGCCGACGGCCGGATCACCTCCGATCAGTTGCTCGTCGACCCGGCCGCCGAACCGGTCAGGGTGCTCGTCCCCTGGCACGAGGTCACGGTCGGGGCGGAGGGTCCGGCCGCGTTCCTGCGGGTGCGGTGGCGCCGGAGGGGCTCGGTCTGGAAGATGCCCCGACTGCTGTGGCGAACCCACGTCAAGCTGCTGAAACGGCTGGGCCGGCCACATGTGAAACTCCGCGTCTACAAGGGACTGATCAGGATCCTGCCGCCTCGCGAGAACCTGGCGCTGTTCGAATCGGACGTCGGCGCCGGATACACCGGCAGCCCGCGCTACGTCTACGAGGAGCTCAGGCGGCGCGGGACGCCGCTGGAGATGGTCTGGTCCGTCGCCAGAGCCCGGCGGAACTTCCCCCCGGACGCCAGGCTGGTGCGGCGGATGAGCTGGCGCCACATCTGGACCATGGCGAGGGCGGGCTACTGGGTGGACAGCCACGGCATGCCGCTGGCCTATCCCAAACCGGCCGGGACCCGCTACCTGCAGACCTGGCACGGCCAGGGCATCAAGTCGACCGGCTTCAACTCACCCGACCTGCGCGCCGACTTCCCGGGGCCGAGAGCCCAGTGGCGGGCCGCGGTGGAGCGGTGGGACGCGCTGGTCTCGCCGAGCGCCGAGTTCGAGCGGACCTTTCTGCCCGCCAACGACTACAGAGGACTGGTCCTGCGGTACGGCTCGCCCCGGTGCGACGTCCTCGTCCACGGCGACGACGAGGCGGCCAGGCGGGCGAAGGCCCTGCTGGAGATCCCGCCGGGGCCCAAGGTGCTGCTCTACGCGCCCACCTATCGGGACCAGGCCAGGTCCTCGGGGCGGTCCGTCAGGGCCGACCTGACGATGATGGCCGAGGCGCTGGCGGGCGAGTGGGTGGTGATCCTGCGCCCCCACCCGGTCGAGCGCTACCGGGTGCCGCAGCACCTGCGCCACTTCGTCCGTCCCGCCGGGTGGTATCCGGAGGTCAACGACCTGATGCTCGCCTCGGACGCGCTGCTGACCGACTACTCGTCCCTGATGTGCGACTACGCGGTCACCGGCCGGCCGATGCTGTTCCTGATCGACGACTGGGACGAGTACCGGAGGGTGGAGCGGGGGGTCTACCACGACCTGCCCGAGATCGCCCCCGGCCCCTGCCTGACCACCACCGAGGAACTGATCCACGTGCTGAACGACCTGGACGACGTGGCCGCGTCGTTCACCGCGAAGTACGTCGAGTTCCGCAGGATGTGGTGCTCCGACGAGAAGGGGCACGCCGCGGCGAAGGTCGTGGACGCCTTCTTCGAGCCCACCAGGGCACAGGTCCCCGTACAGGTCTGGCCGCCCGTCACCGCGCGGCGCCCGATCCGGCTGCCCCTGCTGGAGTGGCCGTGGTGA
- a CDS encoding glycosyltransferase: MSGPEAPSVVFACMDADTLGGIQRVTHTVAQGLAERGHDVHVIGLHRAEIPFRYVERPRYTRHVIHRTPVGRLSPRGARRERRTLRGLFRQVGPGFAVLSSPGVVTRLKPLLPERLLPIGQYHGSYEHARGSWHLGSVRGHYGGLEKAVFLSEDDAWLFSEHALLPNTWTIPNPLPVWPSRTADLSGHRVLGVGRLEGVKRFDRLISAFAEACRGDVDAGWELHLIGEGAELDRLRAHALTCGVAGQVVFRGTVAASGMEREYLEGSVLGLSSEHEGLPLVIGEAASYGVPTVAFDVSGGVRSLVLDRETGLLAPPGDVTAFATALGTLMASARERRRLGTAARAHVGAFTLDRVLDRWEALFEQVTR, encoded by the coding sequence GTGAGCGGGCCGGAAGCGCCTTCGGTGGTGTTCGCCTGCATGGACGCCGACACCCTGGGCGGCATCCAGCGGGTCACGCACACCGTCGCCCAGGGGCTGGCCGAGCGGGGACACGACGTGCACGTGATCGGGTTGCACCGTGCCGAGATCCCGTTCCGCTACGTGGAGCGGCCCCGCTACACCCGTCACGTGATCCACCGCACGCCCGTCGGCAGGCTCTCCCCGCGGGGCGCGCGACGCGAGCGCCGGACGCTCCGAGGGCTGTTCCGCCAGGTGGGACCGGGCTTCGCGGTGCTCTCCTCCCCCGGCGTGGTGACCCGGCTCAAGCCCCTGCTGCCCGAACGGCTGCTCCCGATCGGCCAGTACCACGGCTCCTACGAGCACGCCCGGGGGTCCTGGCACCTCGGCTCGGTCCGGGGCCACTACGGCGGGCTGGAGAAGGCGGTCTTCCTCAGCGAGGACGACGCGTGGCTGTTCTCCGAGCACGCGTTGCTGCCCAACACCTGGACCATCCCGAACCCGCTTCCCGTCTGGCCGTCACGGACCGCCGACCTGAGCGGCCACCGGGTGCTGGGGGTCGGCAGGCTGGAGGGCGTGAAGCGGTTCGACCGGCTGATCTCGGCCTTCGCGGAGGCCTGCCGGGGGGACGTGGACGCGGGCTGGGAGTTGCACCTGATCGGCGAGGGCGCCGAACTGGACCGGCTCAGGGCGCACGCGCTGACCTGCGGGGTGGCCGGACAGGTGGTGTTCCGCGGCACGGTGGCCGCGAGCGGGATGGAACGCGAATATCTGGAGGGGTCGGTGCTCGGGCTCTCCAGCGAGCACGAGGGGCTGCCGCTGGTGATCGGCGAGGCGGCGTCCTACGGCGTGCCCACGGTGGCGTTCGACGTCTCGGGCGGGGTGCGGTCGCTCGTCCTCGACCGGGAGACCGGGCTGCTGGCGCCCCCCGGCGACGTGACGGCGTTCGCGACCGCGCTGGGCACGCTGATGGCCTCGGCCCGGGAGCGGCGGCGGCTGGGCACCGCCGCTCGCGCGCACGTCGGGGCGTTCACGCTGGACCGGGTTCTGGACCGGTGGGAGGCTCTTTTCGAACAGGTCACCCGTTGA
- a CDS encoding sulfotransferase family protein: protein MKSDRPIFILGCPRSGTTMLQLMTHAHPRIAIPPETRFMVSAYQRRLQFGNLNEPERRRELAEWVVKRTQSRFHELGLDGDEVTRQIVDGPPTLGSALGIVLRAYAIRHEKPRWGDKRPSYFQYTDVLLRLFPDAQFVHLIRDGRDCVASLKEMPWYTGSVYSAVCAWAEAIDFARHGAPKLPEGSYHELRYEDLTADPEAHLRRLCEFLGEDFAPAMCEPSTLAGIAVPSHKTWHARTHDEVTTSRTGTWRERLDPGEISLCESVLGDRLETYGYELSGAPKIETSRMVTYEKTAAKRKLARVKRVAFDRLMRLREPNQLGARLTSGQIVLAGVPMPRNEPIAVNG from the coding sequence CGCACGCCCACCCGCGTATCGCGATTCCGCCGGAGACCCGGTTCATGGTCTCCGCCTACCAGCGGCGGCTCCAGTTCGGCAATCTCAACGAGCCGGAACGCAGGCGCGAGCTGGCCGAGTGGGTGGTCAAACGGACCCAGTCACGCTTCCACGAGCTGGGGCTGGACGGTGACGAGGTGACCCGGCAGATCGTCGACGGCCCGCCGACGCTCGGCTCGGCGCTGGGCATCGTGCTGCGCGCCTACGCGATCAGGCACGAGAAGCCGCGCTGGGGTGACAAGCGGCCGTCGTATTTCCAGTACACCGATGTGCTGCTGCGCCTCTTCCCCGACGCCCAGTTCGTCCACCTGATCAGGGACGGCCGGGACTGCGTGGCGTCGCTGAAGGAGATGCCCTGGTACACCGGAAGCGTCTACAGCGCGGTCTGCGCGTGGGCGGAGGCGATCGACTTCGCTCGGCACGGCGCGCCGAAGCTTCCCGAGGGCAGTTACCACGAGCTGCGCTACGAGGACCTGACGGCCGATCCCGAGGCCCATCTGCGCAGGCTGTGCGAGTTCCTCGGCGAGGACTTCGCCCCGGCCATGTGCGAGCCGAGCACGCTGGCCGGGATCGCCGTGCCCTCGCACAAGACCTGGCACGCGCGCACGCACGACGAGGTGACCACCTCGCGGACGGGCACGTGGCGGGAACGGCTCGACCCCGGTGAGATCTCGCTGTGCGAGAGCGTCCTGGGGGACCGGCTGGAGACCTACGGCTACGAGCTCAGCGGGGCGCCGAAGATCGAAACCTCACGGATGGTCACCTACGAGAAGACCGCGGCCAAGCGGAAGCTGGCCAGGGTCAAGCGGGTCGCCTTCGACCGGCTGATGCGGCTCCGCGAGCCGAACCAGCTGGGCGCTCGGCTGACCTCCGGTCAGATCGTGCTGGCAGGGGTGCCGATGCCCCGCAACGAACCCATCGCGGTCAACGGGTGA